The following proteins come from a genomic window of Gemmatimonadaceae bacterium:
- a CDS encoding 1-acyl-sn-glycerol-3-phosphate acyltransferase: MTIIMGLGQRLLLWPAIFLFPARRRAMVRAWLRFHATATLRMARALAGVRLTTNGLLPAESCIVVMNHQSVLDIPLGLFLVRGPYPLIPTRDRYRRGIPGISPLSRLARFPFLSQKRTLSRPELASLTEAAEQVARGEQSLLIFPEGHRTDDGRIGRFMRNGLRITLARASRPIYCVVADGMSHVRTFADSFVRFADTHIRAVVLGPFDPPTDEAQVDEFIDMLHQRMTAALDEMRQS, translated from the coding sequence TTTTCTTTTTCCTGCGCGGCGCCGGGCGATGGTCCGCGCCTGGCTCCGCTTTCACGCCACTGCCACGCTCCGAATGGCGCGAGCCCTCGCGGGCGTGCGCCTTACGACAAACGGATTACTGCCCGCCGAGAGTTGCATCGTGGTGATGAATCACCAGTCGGTGCTCGACATCCCACTCGGCCTCTTCTTGGTACGCGGACCCTATCCACTCATTCCGACCCGCGACCGGTATCGTCGCGGCATTCCAGGCATCTCGCCGCTCAGTCGTCTTGCGCGCTTCCCGTTTCTCTCGCAGAAGCGCACGCTCTCGCGTCCCGAGCTGGCATCGCTCACCGAGGCAGCCGAACAGGTTGCACGAGGCGAGCAATCGCTGTTGATCTTTCCCGAAGGACACCGCACCGACGATGGCCGCATTGGTCGCTTCATGCGCAACGGCTTGCGGATTACGCTCGCGCGGGCTTCCCGACCTATCTATTGTGTAGTGGCCGACGGCATGTCGCACGTTCGAACGTTCGCCGATTCCTTCGTGCGATTTGCCGACACCCACATTCGTGCTGTCGTGCTCGGACCCTTCGACCCTCCGACCGATGAAGCACAGGTCGACGAGTTCATCGACATGCTGCACCAGCGTATGACAGCGGCGCTCGACGAGATGCGGCAGTCGTGA
- a CDS encoding CDP-alcohol phosphatidyltransferase family protein yields the protein MTPTTYAALILAGMFVLTMPVFAVVSRNRPVDADVARRPTTFLLGTWVRDWLMWLISPAERAFVSWGLSPDLFNYFGGLMGLFAGFAYAKESLALGGWLVLVGGVADIIDGRIARARRVASDYGEFLDSMLDRFAEMFAFIGLAVYFEAVPLAMTATILALGGSLMVSYARAKGEGVRVDCRGGVMQRAERLVLLGVASLVDSPLTRALHWHNGALLLTVIVLIGAGSIGTAVYRTVFVARELRKRERETGEGRHIV from the coding sequence ATGACGCCTACGACGTATGCGGCGCTGATTCTCGCCGGAATGTTCGTATTGACCATGCCTGTGTTCGCTGTCGTGTCGCGGAACCGGCCGGTGGATGCCGATGTCGCGCGCCGCCCAACGACGTTTCTATTGGGCACGTGGGTGCGCGACTGGTTGATGTGGCTGATCTCGCCCGCCGAACGTGCGTTCGTGTCGTGGGGCCTCTCCCCCGATTTGTTCAACTACTTCGGCGGACTCATGGGGCTGTTCGCCGGCTTCGCGTACGCGAAAGAGTCGCTGGCCTTGGGCGGCTGGCTGGTCCTGGTGGGTGGCGTGGCGGACATCATCGACGGCCGCATCGCGCGCGCTCGACGCGTGGCTTCCGACTACGGCGAGTTTCTCGACTCGATGCTCGACCGCTTTGCCGAGATGTTCGCGTTCATCGGGCTCGCGGTGTACTTCGAGGCGGTGCCGCTGGCGATGACGGCGACGATCCTTGCGTTAGGCGGCTCGTTGATGGTGAGCTACGCGCGCGCCAAGGGCGAGGGCGTGCGGGTGGACTGCCGCGGCGGTGTCATGCAGCGGGCCGAGCGTCTGGTGTTGTTGGGCGTGGCCTCGCTGGTCGACAGCCCGCTGACCCGCGCGCTCCACTGGCACAACGGCGCACTGCTGCTCACGGTGATCGTGCTGATCGGCGCGGGCTCGATCGGGACGGCAGTGTATCGGACGGTGTTCGTGGCGCGCGAGCTCAGGAAGCGGGAGCGCGAGACGGGGGAAGGGCGGCACATCGTGTAA
- the acnA gene encoding aconitate hydratase AcnA — MSSLDSFRSRSTLHVDGTDYTIFRLDAPGLASLDGAHIDRLPISLRVLLENLLRNEDGAFVKRDDIAALATWDVTASREQEIAFRPARVLLQDFTGVPAVVDLAAMRDAIARLGGDPTRINPLQPADLVIDHSVQVDEYGTEAALLINTTKEFERNSERYAFLRWGQRAFRNFSVVPPGTGICHQVNLEYLGRSVFSTEIDGVRYAYPDSLVGTDSHTTMINGLGVVGWGVGGIEAEAAMLGQPLSMLVPEVVGFKLHGRLPAGATATDLVLAVTQMLRKKKVVGKFVEFYGVGLSSLSLADRATIGNMAPEYGATIGFFPVDDETLKYLRFTGRSEHQVQLVEAYAKAQGMFRTDASADPVFSDTIELDLGTVEPSLAGPKRPQDRVPLAKAKSMFAEALRGELERLGEDTGGGLSNAGGSGGVGVAPAAAAAAVSVRMHEQTFTITHGSVVIAAITSCTNTSNPSVMIGAGLLAKKAVEKGLAVKPWVKTSLAPGSKVVSDYYLKSGLMTYLEKLGFYLAGYGCTTCIGNSGPLPPDIADAVERHKLVVAAVLSGNRNFEGRVNALTRFNYLASPPLVVAYALAGRMDIDLATEPLGIGADGPVFLRDIWPSSKEVQETILSSVKSEMFTKEYANVFDGDERWRALPMPTGDLYAWDEKSTYVKNPPFFQDMTLDPPPVRPIRGARVLAMLGDSITTDHISPAGSIPVKSPAGQWLIAHGVKASDFNSYGSRRGNHEVMMRGTFANIRLRNELAPGTEGGWTALQAGGTPVTIFDASMQFQQAGTPLLIIAGKEYGTGSSRDWAAKGTLLLGVSAVIAESFERIHRSNLVGMGVIPLEFVDGATRQSLGLTGFETYEIDGLSNNMAPRAELTVRATDAAGTTRTFQVRSRIDTPEEATYYRNGGILPYVLRNLAKRGAR, encoded by the coding sequence ATGTCATCTCTCGATTCGTTCAGGAGCCGCTCGACGCTGCACGTTGACGGCACCGACTACACCATCTTCCGCCTGGATGCACCGGGTCTCGCGTCGCTCGACGGCGCGCACATCGACCGCCTTCCGATTTCGCTTCGCGTCCTGCTGGAAAACCTGCTCCGCAACGAGGACGGCGCCTTCGTCAAGCGCGACGACATTGCCGCGCTCGCCACGTGGGACGTGACGGCGTCGCGCGAGCAGGAGATTGCATTCCGCCCCGCCCGCGTGCTGCTGCAGGATTTCACCGGCGTGCCCGCGGTGGTCGACCTCGCCGCGATGCGCGACGCGATTGCCCGGTTAGGCGGAGATCCGACGCGCATCAACCCGCTGCAGCCCGCCGACCTGGTCATCGACCACTCGGTGCAGGTCGACGAGTACGGCACCGAAGCGGCGCTGCTCATCAACACCACGAAGGAATTCGAGCGCAACAGCGAACGCTACGCCTTCCTGCGGTGGGGACAGCGGGCATTCCGCAATTTCAGCGTCGTGCCGCCCGGCACGGGTATCTGCCACCAGGTGAATCTCGAGTACCTCGGCCGCTCGGTCTTCAGCACCGAGATCGACGGTGTGCGGTACGCGTACCCGGATTCGTTGGTCGGCACCGACTCGCACACGACGATGATCAACGGGTTAGGCGTCGTGGGCTGGGGCGTGGGCGGCATCGAGGCGGAAGCGGCCATGTTAGGCCAGCCGCTCTCGATGCTCGTCCCCGAGGTGGTGGGATTCAAGCTGCACGGACGGCTGCCCGCCGGCGCGACGGCCACCGATCTCGTGCTCGCGGTGACGCAGATGCTTCGCAAGAAAAAAGTCGTCGGCAAATTCGTCGAATTCTACGGCGTCGGACTCTCATCGTTGTCCCTCGCCGACCGTGCGACCATCGGCAACATGGCGCCCGAGTACGGCGCGACCATCGGCTTCTTCCCGGTCGACGACGAGACGCTCAAGTATCTGCGGTTCACGGGCCGGAGCGAGCATCAGGTGCAGTTGGTCGAGGCGTATGCCAAAGCGCAGGGCATGTTCCGGACGGATGCGTCGGCCGATCCGGTGTTCAGCGACACGATCGAGCTGGATCTCGGGACGGTCGAGCCGTCGCTTGCCGGGCCCAAGCGGCCGCAGGACCGCGTGCCGCTCGCCAAGGCCAAGAGCATGTTCGCCGAAGCGCTGCGCGGAGAATTGGAACGGTTAGGCGAAGACACGGGCGGCGGGTTGTCGAACGCCGGCGGGTCGGGCGGCGTGGGCGTCGCACCGGCGGCCGCCGCGGCCGCCGTCAGCGTGCGGATGCACGAGCAGACGTTCACGATCACGCACGGCTCGGTGGTGATCGCGGCGATCACGAGCTGCACCAACACGTCCAACCCGTCGGTGATGATCGGCGCCGGACTCCTGGCCAAGAAGGCCGTTGAGAAAGGTCTGGCCGTCAAGCCGTGGGTCAAGACGAGTCTCGCGCCCGGGTCGAAGGTCGTGTCGGACTACTATCTGAAGTCCGGCCTCATGACGTACCTCGAGAAATTGGGTTTCTATCTCGCCGGTTACGGCTGCACCACCTGCATCGGCAACTCGGGCCCGCTGCCGCCGGACATCGCGGATGCAGTGGAACGGCACAAGCTCGTCGTGGCCGCGGTACTGTCGGGCAACCGCAACTTCGAGGGTCGCGTCAACGCGCTGACGCGGTTCAACTACCTGGCGTCGCCGCCGCTCGTGGTGGCGTACGCGCTGGCGGGCCGCATGGACATCGACCTCGCTACCGAGCCGTTAGGCATCGGCGCCGACGGGCCCGTGTTCCTGCGCGACATCTGGCCGTCGTCCAAGGAAGTGCAGGAGACGATTCTGTCGTCGGTGAAGAGCGAGATGTTCACGAAGGAGTACGCCAACGTCTTCGACGGCGACGAACGGTGGCGTGCGCTGCCGATGCCGACGGGCGATCTCTACGCGTGGGACGAGAAGTCGACGTACGTCAAGAACCCGCCGTTCTTCCAGGACATGACGCTCGACCCGCCCCCCGTGCGGCCGATCCGCGGCGCCCGTGTGCTCGCGATGCTCGGCGACTCCATCACGACCGATCACATCTCGCCCGCCGGTTCGATTCCCGTGAAGAGTCCGGCCGGCCAGTGGCTCATCGCGCACGGCGTGAAGGCATCCGATTTCAATTCGTACGGCTCGCGACGCGGCAACCATGAAGTGATGATGCGCGGCACGTTCGCGAACATTCGCCTGCGCAACGAGCTGGCGCCGGGCACCGAGGGCGGCTGGACGGCGCTCCAGGCGGGCGGGACGCCGGTCACGATCTTCGATGCGTCGATGCAGTTCCAGCAGGCAGGCACGCCGCTGCTCATCATCGCCGGCAAGGAATACGGCACGGGCTCCTCGCGCGACTGGGCGGCCAAGGGCACGCTGTTGTTAGGCGTTTCCGCGGTGATCGCCGAATCGTTCGAGCGCATCCATCGCTCGAACCTGGTCGGCATGGGCGTGATCCCGCTCGAATTCGTGGATGGAGCGACCCGGCAGTCGTTAGGCCTGACCGGATTCGAGACCTACGAGATCGACGGGCTGTCGAACAACATGGCGCCGCGCGCCGAGCTCACGGTGCGAGCGACGGACGCGGCCGGCACGACCCGGACGTTCCAGGTCCGCTCGCGCATCGATACGCCGGAGGAGGCGACGTACTATAGGAATGGCGGGATCCTGCCGTACGTGTTGCGGAATCTGGCGAAGCGAGGCGCTCGCTGA
- a CDS encoding MaoC family dehydratase gives MPLTPGQRATRSLTIGADKVQAFAELTGDYNPLHFDEAFAKRTRFGKLVVQGGLTTGLLHALVAMDMPGPGTVFLSQNWKFTAPVYIGDTITAEAEVVSVHATKPVTQLRIVVRRQTGDVVLEGEAWCYTFSGRGPSSL, from the coding sequence ATGCCTCTCACACCTGGCCAACGCGCCACCCGCAGTCTCACCATCGGCGCCGACAAAGTGCAGGCCTTCGCCGAGCTCACGGGCGATTACAATCCGCTGCACTTCGACGAAGCGTTCGCGAAGCGCACGCGCTTCGGGAAGCTGGTCGTGCAGGGCGGTCTCACGACCGGACTGCTCCACGCGTTGGTCGCGATGGATATGCCGGGACCCGGCACGGTGTTTCTGAGCCAGAACTGGAAATTCACCGCACCGGTCTACATCGGCGATACCATCACGGCCGAGGCGGAAGTCGTGAGCGTGCATGCGACAAAGCCGGTGACGCAGCTGCGCATCGTGGTCCGCCGCCAGACGGGTGACGTGGTGCTCGAGGGTGAAGCATGGTGCTACACGTTCTCGGGCCGCGGCCCGTCTTCCCTCTAA
- the map gene encoding type I methionyl aminopeptidase has translation MTIQSASDLAGLQRVGQLVAQTLTAMRGAVRPGITTAALDEVAARFARAHGARSAPQLAYDFPGFTCISVNDEIVHGIPGPRVLRGGDAVKLDVTLELDGYIADAAITVLVPPAEQRARELQRCARQAFSAALRSARAGTSLGELGGAVEREVRRHGLAVVRELCGHGVGRRIHESPSVPNWNDPATRGVLTPGLVIALEPMVTPRPTRAVQDDDGWTLRTLSGALAVHHEHTIVIRTGAPLVLTM, from the coding sequence ATGACCATCCAATCCGCTTCGGATCTCGCCGGACTCCAACGCGTCGGACAGCTCGTCGCACAAACGCTCACCGCGATGCGCGGAGCGGTGCGGCCCGGCATCACCACAGCCGCGCTCGACGAAGTTGCCGCGCGGTTCGCGCGCGCGCACGGCGCGCGCTCGGCGCCGCAACTCGCCTATGATTTTCCCGGATTCACCTGCATCAGCGTGAATGACGAAATCGTGCACGGCATCCCCGGCCCGCGCGTTCTCCGCGGCGGCGACGCAGTGAAACTGGACGTCACGCTCGAGCTCGACGGTTACATCGCGGACGCGGCCATCACCGTGCTCGTCCCGCCGGCGGAACAGCGCGCGCGGGAACTGCAGCGATGCGCGAGGCAGGCGTTCTCGGCGGCGCTGCGCTCGGCGCGCGCGGGAACCTCGCTCGGCGAGCTGGGCGGCGCGGTCGAACGCGAGGTGCGGCGCCACGGCTTGGCGGTGGTGCGAGAGCTCTGCGGCCACGGCGTGGGACGCCGCATCCACGAAAGCCCATCGGTGCCTAACTGGAACGATCCGGCGACCCGCGGCGTGCTCACGCCCGGGCTGGTGATTGCGCTCGAGCCGATGGTCACCCCGCGCCCAACGCGAGCGGTGCAGGATGACGACGGCTGGACGCTGCGCACGCTGAGCGGCGCGCTCGCGGTGCACCACGAGCACACGATCGTGATCCGGACAGGTGCGCCGCTCGTCCTCACCATGTAG
- the lspA gene encoding signal peptidase II: protein MPTTGIPRKALAYWPLAVLVVVADWITKALAVVYLEPAHIAHPFIGTIVQLTLTYNPGTAFGIPVGRGILARGALAAVVVIALIILFSMYRKTAAGDAWLGAALGLVSGGALGNLIDRLRSARGVVDFIDVRFGAWHFWTFNVADAGVSVGAVLLAIVLWHHDKARTAGRTP, encoded by the coding sequence GTGCCCACGACGGGAATTCCGCGTAAGGCGCTCGCCTACTGGCCGCTCGCCGTGCTGGTGGTGGTCGCGGACTGGATCACCAAGGCGCTGGCCGTCGTGTACCTCGAGCCGGCGCACATCGCGCATCCGTTCATCGGCACGATCGTCCAGTTGACGCTCACCTACAATCCCGGCACGGCATTTGGAATTCCTGTCGGGCGCGGCATCCTGGCCCGCGGCGCGCTGGCGGCGGTGGTGGTGATCGCGCTGATCATCCTGTTCAGCATGTACCGCAAGACCGCCGCCGGCGACGCCTGGCTGGGTGCTGCGTTAGGCTTGGTGTCGGGCGGCGCGTTGGGCAACCTCATCGATCGCCTGCGCTCGGCGCGCGGCGTCGTGGATTTCATCGACGTGCGATTCGGCGCCTGGCACTTCTGGACCTTCAACGTGGCCGATGCCGGAGTGTCGGTCGGCGCGGTGCTGCTCGCCATCGTGCTCTGGCACCACGACAAGGCGCGAACCGCCGGGAGGACACCATGA
- a CDS encoding twin-arginine translocation signal domain-containing protein: protein MRERRTSLDSPEPPRRGFLAQLATAAVALAAGGLVQPSRVFADAVPNERRDARARSDTTGPARGPWDLSWVDKLTAQHRQVFDSPAIADGEALGKAALYLDGFHQVYGTSDADVNVVIVIRHRAIPMALGDDIWARYDFVADHTKLKDPTTGKKAKRNPFVGVKSDDKYALVDETSSLDALIKRGVIVLCCNLALGGFAAELADDAKQRVDSVSAEVRRSLVPGVIVVPSGVFGVARAEEAGCHYLGLA from the coding sequence ATGCGAGAACGCCGCACGTCACTCGATTCACCCGAACCGCCACGACGCGGCTTCCTCGCCCAACTGGCGACCGCCGCCGTTGCTCTCGCCGCCGGAGGCTTGGTGCAGCCATCGCGTGTGTTCGCGGACGCCGTGCCCAACGAACGGCGGGACGCACGCGCACGCTCCGACACCACAGGGCCGGCGCGCGGTCCGTGGGACCTGTCGTGGGTCGATAAACTGACCGCCCAACATCGCCAGGTGTTCGATTCGCCCGCCATCGCCGACGGCGAAGCGCTCGGCAAAGCAGCCCTCTATCTCGACGGCTTTCATCAGGTGTACGGGACCAGCGACGCCGACGTCAACGTCGTCATCGTCATCCGGCACCGGGCCATTCCCATGGCGCTCGGCGATGACATCTGGGCGCGGTACGATTTCGTGGCCGATCATACCAAGCTCAAGGACCCGACCACCGGCAAAAAAGCGAAGCGCAATCCGTTTGTCGGCGTGAAGTCCGACGACAAGTACGCGCTGGTGGACGAGACATCGTCGCTCGACGCGCTGATCAAGCGCGGCGTGATCGTGCTCTGCTGCAACCTCGCGCTCGGCGGGTTCGCGGCGGAGCTCGCCGACGACGCGAAGCAGCGCGTCGATTCCGTGTCGGCCGAGGTCAGGCGATCGCTCGTGCCGGGCGTGATCGTGGTGCCATCCGGGGTCTTCGGCGTGGCGCGTGCGGAAGAAGCTGGTTGCCACTACCTGGGGCTGGCGTGA
- a CDS encoding DUF1080 domain-containing protein: protein MVCCRCARYSTALVIAAFAALPAAAQSAPNTLTPREQADGWTLLFNGKTTAGWRGYKQQTMPAGWSVLDGTLTKSTETEDIVTAQQYGDFELDLDWKIGRGGNSGIFYRGTEEYDHIYWSAPEFQLLDDANAPDGKSRLTAAGSAYALYPSPAGIVKPAGEWNTTRIIVKGAHVEHWLNGKKLLSYQLWSPAWAAKVKTSKFAPYANYGMAKQGYIGIQGDHPGMLALRNIKIRALH, encoded by the coding sequence ATGGTGTGCTGCCGTTGTGCACGGTATTCGACCGCGCTCGTCATCGCCGCCTTCGCCGCCCTGCCCGCGGCTGCCCAGTCTGCGCCTAACACCCTCACGCCGCGCGAGCAGGCGGACGGCTGGACGCTGTTGTTCAACGGCAAGACCACAGCGGGCTGGCGCGGGTACAAGCAGCAGACCATGCCCGCCGGCTGGTCCGTGCTGGATGGAACGCTGACCAAGAGCACGGAGACCGAGGACATCGTCACGGCGCAGCAATACGGCGATTTCGAGCTCGACCTCGACTGGAAGATCGGCAGGGGCGGCAACAGCGGAATTTTTTATCGCGGAACGGAGGAGTACGACCACATTTACTGGAGCGCACCGGAGTTTCAGCTGCTCGATGACGCGAACGCTCCCGACGGCAAGAGCCGTCTAACGGCGGCGGGCTCGGCCTACGCGCTCTACCCGTCGCCCGCGGGCATTGTGAAGCCGGCCGGCGAGTGGAACACGACGCGCATCATCGTCAAGGGTGCGCACGTCGAGCATTGGCTGAACGGCAAGAAGCTGCTGAGCTACCAGCTGTGGAGTCCGGCGTGGGCGGCGAAGGTGAAGACGAGCAAGTTTGCGCCTTACGCGAATTACGGAATGGCGAAACAGGGATATATCGGGATCCAGGGCGACCATCCGGGGATGCTCGCGCTGCGGAACATCAAGATCCGAGCGCTGCACTGA
- a CDS encoding ADOP family duplicated permease, producing MPASTPRAITSRATTDWWSAFRQDLRYTIRGLRNSAGFTAAVIATLALGIGANSAMFSIVDRLLFRPPAMLRDPDLTHRVYLASTFRGKEDVNSGVQYARYTDLTSWTTSFSRTAEVAEDKLAIGTGASARQMQVGVVSASFFGFFDAPPALGRYFTAAEDRPPNGTPVAVITYPMWQAHFGGSRDVLGKPIQIGATTYTIIGVSPAGFSGLWESDPPAAFVPISAYGHEMSSRIRLPGEEWWTTYHWTWASMIAERKPGVSLAAANADMTQAYVRSYQAALAKSPHMQSIALSRPHAFVSSILSNRGPDESNTAKVATWITGVAIVVWLIACANVANLLLARALRRRREIAVRLALGVSDARLGSQLVTESIVLALAGGVIGIAIAQWGGSLLRAQLLDGTAKPAVVTDVRTLLYAGAAALVAGLLTGLAPIVQTRRANLAGDLKAGIREGTYQRSRLRVGLLIFQGTLSVVLLVGAGLFVRSLRHVQETPLGYDVEHVAAVDLQMRGVTLDSAQNIALRRRLLEATRSIPGVVSATRQLTMPFWSMWDMSLYVAGIDSVDKLGAFDLNAVSPSYFQTMGTRIIAGRSLTEAERDGAPRAMVVSQSMANTLWPGRSPIGQCVKVGADTVPCTYVVGVAENIKERALDNDPGLYYYMSIDQYHPDMGGLFVRTRGPAVNYQETIRRALEPIMPGASYLVVTPFTQVFGDETRSWRLGATMFVVFGVLALVLAAIGLYSVIAYNVAQRTHELGVRAALGARMSDLARLVVREAMQLTVIGVLLGAGIALFVARWVAPLLFHESPRDPWVFGLVAAVLLAVAGVASFMPAQRAARADPMHALRSD from the coding sequence ATGCCCGCCTCCACGCCACGCGCCATTACTTCGCGGGCAACCACCGATTGGTGGAGCGCGTTCCGTCAGGACCTCCGCTACACGATACGCGGCCTGCGAAATTCAGCCGGCTTCACAGCCGCCGTCATCGCCACGCTCGCGCTCGGCATCGGGGCCAACTCGGCGATGTTCTCGATCGTCGACCGGCTACTGTTCCGGCCGCCGGCTATGCTGCGCGATCCAGACCTGACGCACCGGGTCTACCTGGCGAGCACGTTCCGTGGCAAAGAGGACGTCAACAGCGGCGTCCAGTACGCGCGTTACACGGACCTCACGAGCTGGACGACGTCGTTCAGCCGCACCGCGGAGGTCGCGGAAGACAAGCTGGCGATCGGCACCGGCGCGAGCGCGCGGCAGATGCAGGTGGGGGTCGTGAGCGCGAGCTTCTTCGGCTTCTTCGACGCCCCGCCCGCGCTCGGCCGCTACTTCACGGCGGCCGAGGATCGTCCGCCTAACGGGACGCCGGTGGCGGTGATCACGTACCCGATGTGGCAGGCGCACTTTGGCGGGTCGCGCGACGTGTTGGGCAAGCCCATTCAGATCGGCGCCACGACGTATACGATCATCGGCGTGTCGCCGGCCGGATTCTCGGGGCTCTGGGAGAGCGATCCGCCTGCCGCGTTCGTTCCCATCTCCGCCTACGGTCACGAGATGAGCTCGAGAATTCGGCTGCCGGGAGAAGAGTGGTGGACCACGTATCATTGGACGTGGGCATCGATGATCGCCGAGCGAAAACCCGGAGTGAGCCTGGCGGCGGCGAACGCCGATATGACGCAGGCCTACGTGCGCAGTTACCAGGCGGCGCTGGCCAAGTCGCCCCACATGCAGTCGATCGCGCTGAGCCGGCCGCATGCGTTCGTCTCGTCGATTCTCAGCAACCGCGGGCCTGACGAATCGAACACCGCCAAGGTGGCCACGTGGATCACCGGCGTCGCCATCGTCGTGTGGCTCATCGCGTGCGCGAACGTCGCCAACCTGTTGCTGGCGCGCGCACTTCGCCGCCGCCGCGAGATCGCGGTGCGGCTTGCGTTAGGCGTGAGCGACGCGCGGCTGGGGTCGCAGCTGGTGACGGAAAGCATCGTGCTGGCGTTGGCCGGCGGCGTGATCGGGATCGCGATCGCACAGTGGGGCGGCTCGCTGCTGCGTGCACAGTTGCTCGACGGCACCGCCAAACCCGCTGTGGTGACCGACGTGCGCACGCTGCTCTACGCCGGCGCTGCGGCGCTCGTGGCGGGCCTGCTCACCGGTCTCGCGCCCATCGTGCAGACACGCCGGGCCAATCTCGCCGGCGATCTGAAAGCGGGCATCCGCGAGGGGACGTATCAGAGATCCCGCCTGCGCGTCGGCCTGCTCATCTTCCAAGGCACGCTGTCCGTGGTGCTGCTCGTCGGCGCCGGCCTCTTCGTGCGCAGTTTGCGCCACGTGCAGGAGACGCCGCTCGGCTACGATGTCGAGCACGTAGCCGCGGTCGACCTGCAGATGCGCGGCGTGACGCTCGACAGCGCGCAGAACATTGCGCTGCGCCGGCGTCTGCTCGAGGCCACGCGCTCGATTCCGGGAGTGGTCAGCGCGACGCGGCAGTTGACGATGCCGTTCTGGAGCATGTGGGACATGTCGCTGTACGTCGCCGGCATCGATTCGGTCGACAAGTTAGGCGCGTTCGATCTGAACGCCGTGTCCCCCAGCTATTTCCAGACCATGGGCACACGCATCATCGCCGGCCGATCGCTCACCGAAGCGGAACGCGATGGCGCGCCGCGCGCCATGGTGGTCAGCCAGTCGATGGCGAACACATTGTGGCCCGGGCGGTCCCCGATCGGTCAGTGCGTGAAGGTTGGCGCTGATACCGTTCCGTGTACGTACGTGGTCGGGGTGGCCGAGAACATCAAGGAGCGCGCGCTCGACAACGATCCCGGCCTCTACTATTACATGTCGATCGACCAATACCATCCGGACATGGGTGGTTTGTTCGTGCGCACCCGGGGCCCGGCGGTGAATTACCAGGAGACGATCCGGCGCGCGCTCGAACCCATCATGCCGGGCGCATCGTATCTCGTGGTCACGCCGTTCACCCAGGTCTTTGGCGACGAGACGCGCTCGTGGCGCCTTGGCGCGACAATGTTCGTCGTGTTCGGCGTGCTGGCGCTCGTGCTCGCGGCCATCGGCCTCTACAGCGTGATCGCCTACAACGTTGCCCAACGGACCCACGAGCTCGGCGTCCGCGCTGCGTTAGGCGCGCGGATGTCGGACCTGGCGCGGCTGGTGGTGCGGGAGGCCATGCAGCTCACCGTGATCGGTGTCCTGCTCGGAGCGGGGATCGCGCTCTTCGTCGCGCGATGGGTCGCGCCGCTGCTCTTCCACGAATCGCCCCGCGACCCCTGGGTGTTCGGACTCGTCGCCGCCGTCTTGCTCGCCGTCGCCGGGGTCGCCAGCTTCATGCCGGCCCAGCGCGCCGCGCGCGCGGATCCCATGCACGCGCTCCGATCGGACTAA